The Sorex araneus isolate mSorAra2 chromosome 5, mSorAra2.pri, whole genome shotgun sequence genome has a segment encoding these proteins:
- the PBXIP1 gene encoding pre-B-cell leukemia transcription factor-interacting protein 1 isoform X2 codes for MASCPDADNSWVLAGSENLPVETLGPESRVVLETERAPPAPHSPSRSAAEAGVPNGPVTVSQSYGSQDGSVPPGEAEAQGVLEAKDPDVEPPGPGDTQLPGDSEEPPSEKPPIEEHSAEADSDVAIPEGPPVSGDTVSQSQPPLHKAEWFRTGAQRSSSDDDTDVDVEGLRRRRGRDPGPPRPVASLGMAEPAGQEGAGGELGISLNMCLLGALVLLGLGILLFSGGLSESESGPTTEEAEAQAFVNSEGPDARGAGQVGPSQQPSAAPDGAPSLQSMALLLDKLAKENQDIRLLQAQLQTQKEELQSLLHPPRGLEEENAQLRGALQQGQASQRALESELQQLRARLQGLEANCERGTDGVCLGRGAGPRGGPVPQEPGPGFVEQKGRLEAEAQALRRELERQRQLLGSARQDLERGLKHVSRGDWAAADLAELGLKLARKLEGLQHWGQDSGGPANASERWRQEPGSPSAKERSGREKWRDSQGHRQAEPWKNQKEESGWERKKGWGGQAGEPEGSWKDGKRESQRQRPQEPPKKSGSPHSSAERQKHPRWREEAKDRHDRPLWAELSRRKYRAPQGCSGLRDCARQEGLALFGTELAPVRQEELASLLSTYLARLPWAGPMRQELPLSQAYFSEDGFFRHDRFRFRDFVDALEDSLEEEAMRQTGDDDVVDDFEDFIFGHFFGDKALKKRSGKKDKSSWSPRVVGPREEHSQHRRG; via the exons ATGGCCTCCTGCCCAGATGCGGACAATAGCTGGGTGCTCGCAGGCTCAGAG AACCTGCCCGTGGAGACCCTGGGCCCAGAGTCTAGGGTGGTCCTAGAAACTGAGAGAgctcctccagcccctcacagcccctcacGGTCTGCTGCTGAAGCTGGGGTCCCAAACGGCCCAG TGACCGTCTCCCAGAGCTACGGCTCCCAGGATGGCTCGGTCCCACCAGGGGAGGCCGAGGCCCAG GGCGTCCTGGAGGCCAAGGACCCTGATGTGGAACCACCTGGCCCTGGAGACACGCAGCTGCCAGGAGACTCGGAGGAGCCCCCCTCGGAGAAGCCCCCCATAGAGGAGCACTCTGCAGAGGCAGACTCAGATGTAGCCATCCCGGAGGGGCCACCCGTATCTGGGGACACCGTGTCCCAGAGCCAGCCCCCCCTCCACAAAGCCG AGTGGTTCAGGACAGGGGCCCAGCGCTCCAGCAGCGACGATGACACTGATGTGGACGTGGAGGGCCTGCGCAGGCGGCGGGGCCGCGACCCAGGACCCCCTCGGCCCGTGGCCTCCCTGGGCATGGCTGAGCCGGCCGGGCAGGAAGGAGCAGGCGGGGAGCTGGGCATCTCCCTCAACATGTGCCTCCTCGGGGCCCTGGTCCTGCTGGGCCTGGGTATCCTCCTCTTCTCCG GTGGCCTCTCGGAGTCTGAGAGCG GGCCCACCACGGAGGAAGCTGAGGCACAGGCGTTTGTGAACTCTGAGGGGCCGGATGCCAGGGGGGCCGGGCAG GTGGGGCCCAGTCAGCAGCCCTCAGCAGCCCCCGACGGTGCCCCTAGCCTGCAGAGCATGGCCCTGCTCCTGGACAAGCTGGCGAAGGAGAACCAGGATATCCGGCTGCTGCAGGCACAGTTGCAG ACCCAGAAGGAAGAGCTTCAGAGCCTGCTGCATCCGCCCAGGGGGCTCGAGGAGGAGAATGCACAGCTCCGGGGGGCCCTGCAGCAGGGCCAGGCGTCCCAGCGGGCCCTGGAGTCGGAACTGCAGCAGCTGCGGGCCCGGCTGCAGGGCCTGGAGGCCAACTGTGAGCGGGGCACGGACGGGGTGTGCctgggccggggcgcggggcctcGGGGTGGCCCGGTCCCCCAGGAGCCAGGCCCCGGCTTCGTGGAGCAGAAGGGGCGGCTGGAGGCCGAGGCCCAGGCCCTGCGGCGGGAGCTGGAGCGGCAGCGGCAGCTGCTGGGCTCCGCGCGGCAGGACCTGGAGCGCGGCCTGAAGCACGTGAGCAGAGGCGACTGGGCGGCGGCCGACCTCGCAGAGCTGGGCCTCAAACTGGCCCGGAAGCTGGAGGGCCTGCAGCACTGGGGCCAGGACTCCGGGGGGCCCGCGAACGCCTCGGAGCGTTGGCGTCAGGAGCCCGGGTCCCCGAGCGCCAAGGAGCGGAGTGGCCGGGAGAAGTGGCGGGACAGTCAGGGCCACCGGCAGGCCGAGCCCTGGAAGAATCAGAAGGAGGAGTCGggctgggagaggaagaagggctGGGGGGGCCAGGCCGGGGAGCCGGAGGGGAGCTGGAAGGACGGCAAGCGAGAGAGCCAGCGGCAGCGACCCCAGGAGCCCCCCAAGAAAAGTGGGAGCCCCCACTCCTCTGCGGAAAGACAGAAGCATCCTCGGTGGAGGGAAGAGGCGAAAGACCGGCACGACCGCCCACTCTGGGCAGAGCTGTCCAGGCGCAAGTACCGGGCCCCGCAGGGCTGCTCGGGGCTGCGCGACTGTGCCCGGCAAGAGGGCCTGGCCCTCTTTGGCACCGAGCTGGCACCCGTGCGGCAGGAGGAGCTGGCCTCGCTGCTAAGCACCTATCTGGCGCGGCTGCCTTGGGCCGGCCCCATGCGGCAGGAGCTTCCCCTGTCCCAGGCTTACTTCAGCGAGGATGGCTTCTTTCGCCATGACCGCTTCCGTTTCCGGGACTTTGTGGATGCCCTGGAGGACAGCCTGGAGGAAGAGGCCATGAGACAGACGGGGGATGACGACGTGGTGGATGACTTTGAGGACTTCATCTTTGGCCACTTCTTTGGGGACAAAGCACTCAAGAAGAG gtCTGGGAAGAAGGACAAGAGCTCCTGGAGCCCCCGAGTGGTGGGGCCGCGTGAGGAGCACAGCCAGCACCGCAGGGGCTGA
- the SHC1 gene encoding SHC-transforming protein 1 isoform X1 has translation MDLLPPKPKYNPLRNESLSSLEEGASGSTPPEELPSPSASSLGPILPPLPGDESPTTLCSFFPRMSHLKLANPAGGRLGPKEGSARATEDGEVPGGAAPRDSGPLPLLQDMNKLSGGGGRRTRVEGGQLGGEEWTRHGSFVNKPTRGWLHPNDKVMGPGVSYLVRYMGCVEVLQSMRALDFNTRTQVTREAISLVCEAVPGAKGATRRRKPCGRPLSSILGRSNLKFAGMPITLTVSTSSLNLMAADCKQIIANHHMQSISFASGGDPDTAEYVAYVAKDPVNQRACHILECPEGLAQDVISTIGQAFELRFKQYLRNPPKLVTPHDRMAGFDGSAWDEEEEEPPDHQYYNDFPGKEPPLGGVVDMRLRDGAPPGPARPPPPSAQPPSHLGATLPVGQPAGGDPEVRKQMPPPPPCPGRELFDDPSYVNVQNLDKARQAGGGAGPPPAVNGNTPRDLFDMKPFEDALRGPPAAPAVAAAAVAAAAMAEQLRGEPWFHGKLSRREAEAMLQLNGDFLVRESTTTAGQYVLTGLQSGQPKHLLLVDPEGVVRTKDHRFESVSHLISYHMDNHLPIISAGSELCLQQPVERKL, from the exons ATGGATCTCCTGCCCCCCAAGCCCAAGTACAATCCACTTCGGAATGAGTCTCTGTCGTCTCTGGAGGAGGGTGCCTCGGGATCCACCCCGCCGGAGGAGCTGCCgtccccctctgcctcctccctgggACCCATCCTGCCGCCGCTGCCGGGGGATGAGAGTCCCACCACCCTGTGCTCCTTCTTCCCCCGGATGAGCCACTTGAAGCTGGCCAACCCAGCTGGGGGGCGTCTGGGCCCGAAGGAGGGGTCCGCACGGGCGACCGAGGATGGGGAGGTGCCCGGGGGCGCAGCCCCTCGGGACTcaggccccctgcccctcctccaggACATGAACAAGCTGAGTGGCGGCGGCGGGCGCCGGACTCGGGTGGAAGGGGGCCAACTGGGGGGCGAGGAGTGGACCCGGCACGGGAGCTTTGTCAATAAGCCCACGCGGGGCTGGCTGCACCCCAACGACAAAGTCATGGGACCTGGGGTTTCCTACTTGGTCCGG TACATGGGCTGTGTGGAGGTCCTGCAGTCAATGCGTGCCTTGGATTTCAACACTCGCACCCAGGTCACCAG ggaGGCCATCAGTCTGGTGTGTGAAGCAGTGCCGGGTGCCAAGGGGGCTACGAGGAGGAGAAAG CCATGTGGCCGCCCGCTCAGCTCCATCCTGGGCAGGAGTAACCTGAAGTTTGCCGGGATGCCCATCACACTCACCGTCTCCACCAGCAGTCTCAACCTCATGGCCGCAGACTGCAAGCAG ATCATCGCCAACCATCACATGCAGTCTATCTCATTTGCGTCCGGTGGGGACCCG GACACGGCCGAGTATGTTGCCTATGTTGCCAAAGACCCAGTCAATCAGAGAG CCTGCCACATCCTGGAGTGTCCTgaagggctcgctcaggatgtcATCAGCACCATTGGCCAGGCCTTTGAGCTGCGCTTCAAACAATACCTCAGGAACCCGCCCAAGCTGGTTACCCCCCACGACAG GATGGCCGGCTTTGACGGCTCAGCgtgggatgaggaggaggaagagccccCTGACCATCAGTACTACAATGACTTCCCAGGAAAGGAACCCCCTCTCGGGGGGGTGGTGGACATGAGGCTTCGAGATGGGGCCCCCCCAGGCCCGGCTCGGCCCCCTCCACCCAGTGCCCAGCCTCCCAGCCATCTGGGTGCAACATTG CCAGTGGGACAGCCAGCTGGGGGAGACCCAGAAGTTCGCAAACAGATGCCACCGCCACCACCGTGCCCAG GCCGAGAGCTTTTTGATGACCCCTCCTATGTCAATGTCCAGAACCTGGACAAGGCCCGGcaagcagggggtggggctggccccCCTCCTGCTGTCAATGGCAACACACCTCGAGACCTCTTTGACATGA AGCCTTTTGAAGATGCCCTGCGGGGGCCCCCAGCAGCTCCAGCAGTGGCGGCAGCAGCAGTGGCTGCGGCGGCTATGGCCGAGCAGCTCCGAGGAGAGCCCTGGTTCCATGGGAAACTGAGCCGGCGGGAAGCCGAGGCCATGCTGCAGCTCAATGGGGACTTCCTGGTGCGGGAGAGCACGACCACAGCTGGCCAGTATGTGCTCACCGGTTTGCAGAGTGGGCAGCCCAAACACCTGCTCCTGGTGGACCCTGAGGGTGTG GTTCGGACTAAGGATCACCGCTTTGAGAGTGTCAGTCACTTGATCAGCTACCACATGGACAACCACTTGCCCATCATATCTGCAGGCAGCGAACTGTGTCTCCAGCAGCCTGTGGAGCGGAAACTGTGA
- the SHC1 gene encoding SHC-transforming protein 1 isoform X2, with protein MNKLSGGGGRRTRVEGGQLGGEEWTRHGSFVNKPTRGWLHPNDKVMGPGVSYLVRYMGCVEVLQSMRALDFNTRTQVTREAISLVCEAVPGAKGATRRRKPCGRPLSSILGRSNLKFAGMPITLTVSTSSLNLMAADCKQIIANHHMQSISFASGGDPDTAEYVAYVAKDPVNQRACHILECPEGLAQDVISTIGQAFELRFKQYLRNPPKLVTPHDRMAGFDGSAWDEEEEEPPDHQYYNDFPGKEPPLGGVVDMRLRDGAPPGPARPPPPSAQPPSHLGATLPVGQPAGGDPEVRKQMPPPPPCPGRELFDDPSYVNVQNLDKARQAGGGAGPPPAVNGNTPRDLFDMKPFEDALRGPPAAPAVAAAAVAAAAMAEQLRGEPWFHGKLSRREAEAMLQLNGDFLVRESTTTAGQYVLTGLQSGQPKHLLLVDPEGVVRTKDHRFESVSHLISYHMDNHLPIISAGSELCLQQPVERKL; from the exons ATGAACAAGCTGAGTGGCGGCGGCGGGCGCCGGACTCGGGTGGAAGGGGGCCAACTGGGGGGCGAGGAGTGGACCCGGCACGGGAGCTTTGTCAATAAGCCCACGCGGGGCTGGCTGCACCCCAACGACAAAGTCATGGGACCTGGGGTTTCCTACTTGGTCCGG TACATGGGCTGTGTGGAGGTCCTGCAGTCAATGCGTGCCTTGGATTTCAACACTCGCACCCAGGTCACCAG ggaGGCCATCAGTCTGGTGTGTGAAGCAGTGCCGGGTGCCAAGGGGGCTACGAGGAGGAGAAAG CCATGTGGCCGCCCGCTCAGCTCCATCCTGGGCAGGAGTAACCTGAAGTTTGCCGGGATGCCCATCACACTCACCGTCTCCACCAGCAGTCTCAACCTCATGGCCGCAGACTGCAAGCAG ATCATCGCCAACCATCACATGCAGTCTATCTCATTTGCGTCCGGTGGGGACCCG GACACGGCCGAGTATGTTGCCTATGTTGCCAAAGACCCAGTCAATCAGAGAG CCTGCCACATCCTGGAGTGTCCTgaagggctcgctcaggatgtcATCAGCACCATTGGCCAGGCCTTTGAGCTGCGCTTCAAACAATACCTCAGGAACCCGCCCAAGCTGGTTACCCCCCACGACAG GATGGCCGGCTTTGACGGCTCAGCgtgggatgaggaggaggaagagccccCTGACCATCAGTACTACAATGACTTCCCAGGAAAGGAACCCCCTCTCGGGGGGGTGGTGGACATGAGGCTTCGAGATGGGGCCCCCCCAGGCCCGGCTCGGCCCCCTCCACCCAGTGCCCAGCCTCCCAGCCATCTGGGTGCAACATTG CCAGTGGGACAGCCAGCTGGGGGAGACCCAGAAGTTCGCAAACAGATGCCACCGCCACCACCGTGCCCAG GCCGAGAGCTTTTTGATGACCCCTCCTATGTCAATGTCCAGAACCTGGACAAGGCCCGGcaagcagggggtggggctggccccCCTCCTGCTGTCAATGGCAACACACCTCGAGACCTCTTTGACATGA AGCCTTTTGAAGATGCCCTGCGGGGGCCCCCAGCAGCTCCAGCAGTGGCGGCAGCAGCAGTGGCTGCGGCGGCTATGGCCGAGCAGCTCCGAGGAGAGCCCTGGTTCCATGGGAAACTGAGCCGGCGGGAAGCCGAGGCCATGCTGCAGCTCAATGGGGACTTCCTGGTGCGGGAGAGCACGACCACAGCTGGCCAGTATGTGCTCACCGGTTTGCAGAGTGGGCAGCCCAAACACCTGCTCCTGGTGGACCCTGAGGGTGTG GTTCGGACTAAGGATCACCGCTTTGAGAGTGTCAGTCACTTGATCAGCTACCACATGGACAACCACTTGCCCATCATATCTGCAGGCAGCGAACTGTGTCTCCAGCAGCCTGTGGAGCGGAAACTGTGA
- the PYGO2 gene encoding pygopus homolog 2: MAASAPPPPDKLEGGGGPAPPPAPPSTGRKQGKAGLQMKSPEKKRRKSNTQGPAYSHLTEFAPPPTPMVDHLVASNPFEDDFGAPKVGGAAPPFLGSPVPFGGFRVQGGMAGQVPPGYGTGGGGGPQPLRRQPPPFPPNPMGPTFNMPPQGPGYAPPSNMNFPSQPFNQPLGQNFSPPGGQMMPGPVGGFGPMISPTMGQPPRGELGPPSIPQRFAQPGAPFGPTPLQRPGQGLPSLPPNTSPFPGPDPGFPGPGGEDGGKPLNPPAPTAFPQEPHSGSPAAAVNGNQPSFPPNSTGRGGGTPEANSLVPSTKAGGGSGPQPPPGLVYPCGACRSEVNDDQDAILCEASCQKWFHRECTGMTESAYGLLTTEASAVWACDLCLKTKEIQSVYIREGMGQLVAANDG, translated from the exons ATGGCCGCCTCGGCGCCGCCCCCACCGGACAAGCTGGAGGGAGGTGGCGGCCCCgcaccgccccccgcgccgcccagCACCGGGAGGAAGCAGGGCAAGGCCG GTTTGCAAATGAAGAGCCCGGAAAAGAAGCGGCGCAAGTCCAATACGCAG GGCCCTGCCTACTCACACCTGACGGAGTTTGCACCACCCCCCACGCCCATGGTGGATCATCTGGTCGCATCCAACCCTTTTGAAGATGACTTTGGTGCCCCTAAGGTGGGGGGTGCGGCCCCTCCGTTCCTCGGCAGTCCTGTGCCCTTTGGAGGTTTCCGTGTGCAGGGGGGCATGGCAGGCCAGGTGCCCCCAGGCTACGgcacagggggaggagggggcccccAGCCTCTTCGTCGACAGCCCCCTCCGTTTCCTCCCAATCCTATGGGCCCAACTTTCAACATgcccccccagggccctggcTACGCTCCCCCAAGCAACATGAACTTTCCCAGCCAGCCCTTCAACCAACCTCTGGGCCAGAACTTTAGTCCTCCTGGTGGGCAGATGATGCCAGGCCCAGTCGGGGGCTTTGGCCCTATGATCTCACCCACCATGGGCCAACCTCCCAGAGGGGAGCTGGGCCCCCCTTCCATCCCTCAGCGCTTTGCCCAGCCCGGGGCTCCTTTCGGCCCTACTCCTCTCCAGAGACCCGGACAGGGACTCCCCAGTCTGCCCCCCAACACAAGTCCCTTCCCTGGCCCAGATCCAGGCTTTCCTGGCCctgggggtgaggatggggggaAGCCCTTGAACCCACCTGCTCCTACAGCTTTTCCCCAGGAGCCTCACTCGGGCTCCCCGGCCGCCGCAGTTAATGGGAAtcagcccagtttccctccaaacaGCACTGGGCGTGGTGGAGGCACCCCAGAGGCCAACAGCCTGGTACCCTCCACCAAGGCCGGCGGGGGCTCTGGGCCCCAGCCACCCCCAGGCCTGGTATACCCCTGCGGAGCCTGTCGGAGTGAAGTGAATGATGACCAGGATGCCATTCTGTGCGAGGCCTCGTGCCAAAAATGGTTCCACCGCGAGTGCACGGGCATGACTGAGAGTGCCTATGGGCTGCTCACCACGGAGGCCTCAGCTGTCTGGGCCTGCGACCTCTGCCTCAAGACCAAGGAGATCCAGTCCGTCTACATCCGCGAGGGCATGGGGCAGCTGGTGGCTGCCAATGACGGCTGA
- the PBXIP1 gene encoding pre-B-cell leukemia transcription factor-interacting protein 1 isoform X1, translating into MASCPDADNSWVLAGSENLPVETLGPESRVVLETERAPPAPHSPSRSAAEAGVPNGPGSIPAGGVTVSQSYGSQDGSVPPGEAEAQGVLEAKDPDVEPPGPGDTQLPGDSEEPPSEKPPIEEHSAEADSDVAIPEGPPVSGDTVSQSQPPLHKAEWFRTGAQRSSSDDDTDVDVEGLRRRRGRDPGPPRPVASLGMAEPAGQEGAGGELGISLNMCLLGALVLLGLGILLFSGGLSESESGPTTEEAEAQAFVNSEGPDARGAGQVGPSQQPSAAPDGAPSLQSMALLLDKLAKENQDIRLLQAQLQTQKEELQSLLHPPRGLEEENAQLRGALQQGQASQRALESELQQLRARLQGLEANCERGTDGVCLGRGAGPRGGPVPQEPGPGFVEQKGRLEAEAQALRRELERQRQLLGSARQDLERGLKHVSRGDWAAADLAELGLKLARKLEGLQHWGQDSGGPANASERWRQEPGSPSAKERSGREKWRDSQGHRQAEPWKNQKEESGWERKKGWGGQAGEPEGSWKDGKRESQRQRPQEPPKKSGSPHSSAERQKHPRWREEAKDRHDRPLWAELSRRKYRAPQGCSGLRDCARQEGLALFGTELAPVRQEELASLLSTYLARLPWAGPMRQELPLSQAYFSEDGFFRHDRFRFRDFVDALEDSLEEEAMRQTGDDDVVDDFEDFIFGHFFGDKALKKRSGKKDKSSWSPRVVGPREEHSQHRRG; encoded by the exons ATGGCCTCCTGCCCAGATGCGGACAATAGCTGGGTGCTCGCAGGCTCAGAG AACCTGCCCGTGGAGACCCTGGGCCCAGAGTCTAGGGTGGTCCTAGAAACTGAGAGAgctcctccagcccctcacagcccctcacGGTCTGCTGCTGAAGCTGGGGTCCCAAACGGCCCAGGTAGCATCCCTGCTGGCGGGG TGACCGTCTCCCAGAGCTACGGCTCCCAGGATGGCTCGGTCCCACCAGGGGAGGCCGAGGCCCAG GGCGTCCTGGAGGCCAAGGACCCTGATGTGGAACCACCTGGCCCTGGAGACACGCAGCTGCCAGGAGACTCGGAGGAGCCCCCCTCGGAGAAGCCCCCCATAGAGGAGCACTCTGCAGAGGCAGACTCAGATGTAGCCATCCCGGAGGGGCCACCCGTATCTGGGGACACCGTGTCCCAGAGCCAGCCCCCCCTCCACAAAGCCG AGTGGTTCAGGACAGGGGCCCAGCGCTCCAGCAGCGACGATGACACTGATGTGGACGTGGAGGGCCTGCGCAGGCGGCGGGGCCGCGACCCAGGACCCCCTCGGCCCGTGGCCTCCCTGGGCATGGCTGAGCCGGCCGGGCAGGAAGGAGCAGGCGGGGAGCTGGGCATCTCCCTCAACATGTGCCTCCTCGGGGCCCTGGTCCTGCTGGGCCTGGGTATCCTCCTCTTCTCCG GTGGCCTCTCGGAGTCTGAGAGCG GGCCCACCACGGAGGAAGCTGAGGCACAGGCGTTTGTGAACTCTGAGGGGCCGGATGCCAGGGGGGCCGGGCAG GTGGGGCCCAGTCAGCAGCCCTCAGCAGCCCCCGACGGTGCCCCTAGCCTGCAGAGCATGGCCCTGCTCCTGGACAAGCTGGCGAAGGAGAACCAGGATATCCGGCTGCTGCAGGCACAGTTGCAG ACCCAGAAGGAAGAGCTTCAGAGCCTGCTGCATCCGCCCAGGGGGCTCGAGGAGGAGAATGCACAGCTCCGGGGGGCCCTGCAGCAGGGCCAGGCGTCCCAGCGGGCCCTGGAGTCGGAACTGCAGCAGCTGCGGGCCCGGCTGCAGGGCCTGGAGGCCAACTGTGAGCGGGGCACGGACGGGGTGTGCctgggccggggcgcggggcctcGGGGTGGCCCGGTCCCCCAGGAGCCAGGCCCCGGCTTCGTGGAGCAGAAGGGGCGGCTGGAGGCCGAGGCCCAGGCCCTGCGGCGGGAGCTGGAGCGGCAGCGGCAGCTGCTGGGCTCCGCGCGGCAGGACCTGGAGCGCGGCCTGAAGCACGTGAGCAGAGGCGACTGGGCGGCGGCCGACCTCGCAGAGCTGGGCCTCAAACTGGCCCGGAAGCTGGAGGGCCTGCAGCACTGGGGCCAGGACTCCGGGGGGCCCGCGAACGCCTCGGAGCGTTGGCGTCAGGAGCCCGGGTCCCCGAGCGCCAAGGAGCGGAGTGGCCGGGAGAAGTGGCGGGACAGTCAGGGCCACCGGCAGGCCGAGCCCTGGAAGAATCAGAAGGAGGAGTCGggctgggagaggaagaagggctGGGGGGGCCAGGCCGGGGAGCCGGAGGGGAGCTGGAAGGACGGCAAGCGAGAGAGCCAGCGGCAGCGACCCCAGGAGCCCCCCAAGAAAAGTGGGAGCCCCCACTCCTCTGCGGAAAGACAGAAGCATCCTCGGTGGAGGGAAGAGGCGAAAGACCGGCACGACCGCCCACTCTGGGCAGAGCTGTCCAGGCGCAAGTACCGGGCCCCGCAGGGCTGCTCGGGGCTGCGCGACTGTGCCCGGCAAGAGGGCCTGGCCCTCTTTGGCACCGAGCTGGCACCCGTGCGGCAGGAGGAGCTGGCCTCGCTGCTAAGCACCTATCTGGCGCGGCTGCCTTGGGCCGGCCCCATGCGGCAGGAGCTTCCCCTGTCCCAGGCTTACTTCAGCGAGGATGGCTTCTTTCGCCATGACCGCTTCCGTTTCCGGGACTTTGTGGATGCCCTGGAGGACAGCCTGGAGGAAGAGGCCATGAGACAGACGGGGGATGACGACGTGGTGGATGACTTTGAGGACTTCATCTTTGGCCACTTCTTTGGGGACAAAGCACTCAAGAAGAG gtCTGGGAAGAAGGACAAGAGCTCCTGGAGCCCCCGAGTGGTGGGGCCGCGTGAGGAGCACAGCCAGCACCGCAGGGGCTGA